In Spiroplasma sp. SV19, one DNA window encodes the following:
- the rmuC gene encoding DNA recombination protein RmuC — translation MTTISYVLLGIILAILVIFLGIYLFKSNKKAMANNDSTLLQKDIQASKDILEKQVTMLQTQLTEQKRELSTLITEFQRTATSSDNEFNRNITALNEGLNSFKSNLSKQDSDLKNNLEHQGQFISKSFSDVLSNLTVLKESTGTLKEVQDKVKSLNDIFLNNKKRGNLGEYLLEKVLSDMYGESHQGWERQYRLPTGTMVDALVKTGGAKENIAIDAKFPLTNYNKYLEASEKTIKDKFLTLFKQDLKERINEVAKYITLENEISSAIMFVPSEDLFAFIYGQFPEEVITFAFQKKVWITSPTTLSAILFVLEKHMREVAFNKNLEIIKKNLLQIKSEFDRWVERWEEFTKNFTKLNSNVKDLNTTHDKIHNKYEKILNDQQLEQSLDET, via the coding sequence ATGACAACAATTTCGTATGTTTTATTGGGCATTATTTTAGCTATTCTAGTTATTTTTTTAGGAATTTATTTATTCAAATCAAATAAAAAAGCAATGGCCAATAATGATTCCACATTATTACAAAAAGATATTCAAGCATCAAAAGACATTTTGGAAAAACAAGTAACAATGTTACAAACACAACTTACAGAGCAAAAACGAGAATTATCAACTTTAATTACTGAATTTCAGCGTACTGCTACTAGTAGTGATAATGAGTTTAACCGTAATATTACCGCTTTAAATGAGGGTTTAAATAGTTTTAAAAGTAATTTATCAAAGCAAGACAGTGATTTAAAAAATAACTTAGAGCATCAGGGACAATTTATTTCAAAATCATTTAGTGATGTTTTATCAAATTTAACTGTTTTAAAAGAATCAACTGGAACCTTAAAAGAAGTGCAAGATAAAGTTAAGTCACTAAATGATATTTTTTTAAATAATAAAAAACGTGGTAATCTTGGCGAATATTTATTAGAAAAAGTATTGAGTGATATGTATGGTGAAAGTCACCAAGGATGAGAACGCCAGTATCGTTTGCCAACAGGCACAATGGTTGATGCATTAGTTAAAACTGGTGGGGCAAAGGAAAACATTGCGATTGATGCAAAGTTTCCGTTAACAAATTATAATAAATATTTAGAAGCCAGTGAAAAAACAATTAAAGATAAATTTTTAACTTTATTTAAACAAGACTTAAAAGAACGTATTAATGAAGTTGCAAAATATATTACCTTAGAAAATGAAATTTCAAGTGCTATTATGTTTGTCCCTTCAGAAGATTTATTTGCTTTTATTTATGGACAATTCCCCGAAGAAGTTATTACCTTTGCTTTTCAAAAAAAAGTATGAATTACTTCACCAACAACTTTATCTGCTATTTTATTTGTGTTAGAAAAACATATGCGAGAAGTTGCTTTTAATAAAAACTTAGAAATTATTAAAAAAAATTTATTACAAATAAAAAGTGAATTTGATCGTTGAGTTGAACGATGAGAAGAATTTACCAAAAACTTTACGAAATTAAATAGTAATGTTAAGGACTTAAATACTACTCACGATAAAATTCACAATAAATATGAGAAAATTTTAAATGATCAACAATTAGAACAGTCTCTTGATGAGACTTAA
- a CDS encoding alanine racemase, with the protein MYPKLIWNLARIKTNCQIMVQECATRNLDLVGVVKLGAGQEKIVSTLIASGITTIADLRILNLQQFAHLPGKKMLLRLPMLSEVPTVVQYADCALISELATIKALNQAAQIINKKFEIILMIETGDIREGLWDETLIFQTVADVLSLSHLKIMGLGTNFACFGATVPTVAKLNQLALLKRQLEQHFNITLPIISCGNSSHITIWDSPQLDPAINQIRSGTALLMGLGLNDEPIPFLMQDNLWLEAEIIELQTKPSASIGERGLDAFGRIKEFDDIGNRMKAIIAVGRQDCPYEELTPFEKGITILGQSSDHTILDVTDYPGKLAVGSIVKFKTTYLANLMLGTSCYVKKEFLD; encoded by the coding sequence ATGTATCCAAAACTAATATGAAATTTAGCCCGGATTAAAACAAATTGTCAAATAATGGTGCAAGAATGTGCCACCAGAAATTTGGACCTTGTTGGTGTTGTTAAATTAGGAGCGGGCCAAGAAAAAATTGTATCAACATTAATAGCAAGTGGAATTACAACAATTGCTGATTTACGAATTTTAAATTTGCAACAATTTGCGCATTTGCCAGGTAAAAAAATGTTGCTCCGATTACCAATGTTAAGTGAAGTTCCAACAGTGGTGCAATATGCTGATTGTGCTTTGATTTCTGAACTTGCAACAATTAAAGCCTTGAATCAGGCAGCACAAATTATTAATAAGAAATTTGAAATAATTTTGATGATTGAAACTGGTGATATTCGCGAAGGGTTATGAGATGAAACATTAATTTTTCAAACCGTGGCAGATGTTTTATCCTTATCACATCTTAAAATAATGGGTTTAGGAACTAATTTTGCTTGCTTTGGAGCAACAGTTCCCACTGTGGCAAAACTAAACCAATTAGCACTTTTAAAACGACAATTAGAACAACATTTTAATATAACATTACCAATTATTAGTTGTGGTAACTCAAGTCATATTACAATTTGAGATAGTCCACAATTAGATCCAGCAATTAATCAAATTCGAAGTGGGACTGCTTTATTAATGGGTTTAGGTTTAAATGATGAACCAATTCCTTTTTTGATGCAAGATAATCTTTGATTAGAAGCAGAAATCATTGAGTTGCAAACAAAACCAAGTGCATCAATTGGCGAACGGGGATTAGATGCTTTTGGGCGGATAAAAGAATTTGATGATATTGGGAACCGAATGAAGGCAATAATTGCGGTAGGACGCCAAGATTGTCCTTATGAAGAATTAACGCCGTTTGAAAAAGGAATTACGATTTTAGGGCAATCAAGTGATCATACTATTTTAGATGTTACAGATTATCCCGGAAAATTAGCGGTTGGAAGTATTGTTAAATTTAAAACAACATATTTAGCGAACTTAATGTTAGGAACGAGTTGTTATGTTAAAAAAGAATTTTTAGACTAA
- a CDS encoding aldo/keto reductase has protein sequence MKLIDTKLKLLNGVEIPLIGLGTYKITDENEVYQTVLTALQNGYRHIDTAQYYGNETFIGKAVKDSGIPRTEIFITSKIWNANHKYDAALQEIDNILKRLDTDYLDLCLVHWPTVDRNECFQALETAYKAKKVRAIGVSNFEVSHLEELMATHEVKPMVNQVELHPGLNNTAVVEFCQQNGIIVESWATLMRGQCATNPIILKIATKHQKSPAQICLKWAVQQNIVVIPKSTHKDRLIANTELDDFMLDEEDMTTLFALPQERLGPDPNHVDF, from the coding sequence ATGAAATTAATTGATACAAAATTAAAACTTTTAAATGGGGTTGAAATACCTTTAATTGGATTAGGAACTTATAAGATAACTGATGAAAATGAAGTTTATCAAACTGTTTTAACAGCACTACAAAATGGTTATCGTCATATTGATACAGCCCAGTATTATGGCAATGAAACATTTATTGGAAAAGCAGTTAAGGATAGCGGGATTCCCCGAACTGAAATTTTTATTACAAGTAAAATTTGAAATGCTAATCATAAATATGATGCTGCTTTACAAGAAATTGATAATATTTTAAAAAGATTAGATACTGATTACTTAGATTTATGTTTAGTCCATTGGCCAACTGTTGATCGTAACGAGTGTTTTCAGGCATTAGAAACTGCTTATAAAGCAAAAAAAGTTCGTGCAATTGGTGTTAGTAATTTTGAAGTTAGTCATTTAGAAGAATTAATGGCAACACATGAAGTTAAACCAATGGTTAACCAAGTTGAATTACATCCGGGTTTAAATAATACTGCTGTTGTTGAATTCTGTCAACAAAATGGGATTATTGTTGAATCATGAGCAACATTAATGCGCGGACAATGTGCAACAAATCCAATCATCTTAAAAATTGCAACAAAACATCAAAAAAGTCCCGCGCAAATTTGTTTAAAATGAGCAGTGCAACAAAATATTGTTGTTATTCCTAAATCAACGCATAAAGACCGTCTGATTGCTAATACTGAGTTAGATGATTTTATGTTAGATGAAGAAGATATGACAACTTTGTTTGCTCTTCCACAAGAAAGATTAGGACCTGATCCAAACCATGTTGATTTTTAA
- the trpS gene encoding tryptophan--tRNA ligase, which translates to MEEKKPTIVSGITATGQLTLGNYIGAIRNFIELQKDNNLIIFVANLHAITIPIGKEELSSNIKNMIALYYACGLDPKKTIIYVQSDVLELTQLGHILLCNTTVGELSRMTQFKDKSIKMKAENGTEFIPTGLLTYPTLMAADILLYDADLVPVGKDQKQHIELTRNIAERMNNRYQQDLFKIPNDFIPPVGGKIMDLQNPTKKMSKSSNDPKSFIGLLDTPDVIRKKIRSAITDSEGKISYDPEHKPGVSNLLTIYAVLKNIPIETAVKELNHYDYGQLKEHVATAIIAVLEPMQARYHQLIKDDTIDQLIDAGAEKARYLANKKLVKIKNAIGLNYKRK; encoded by the coding sequence ATGGAAGAAAAAAAACCAACAATTGTTTCAGGAATTACTGCAACTGGCCAATTAACGCTAGGAAATTATATTGGTGCAATTAGAAATTTTATTGAATTACAAAAAGATAATAACTTAATTATTTTTGTTGCCAACTTACATGCAATTACAATTCCTATTGGAAAAGAAGAATTAAGCAGCAACATTAAAAATATGATTGCATTATATTATGCTTGTGGCTTAGATCCGAAAAAGACAATTATTTATGTTCAATCAGATGTCTTAGAATTAACCCAATTAGGGCATATTTTATTGTGTAATACTACTGTCGGGGAATTATCACGAATGACCCAATTTAAAGATAAATCAATTAAAATGAAAGCAGAAAATGGCACTGAATTCATTCCAACTGGTCTGTTAACTTATCCAACCTTAATGGCTGCTGATATTTTATTATATGATGCTGATTTAGTTCCGGTTGGAAAAGACCAAAAACAACATATTGAATTAACCCGCAATATTGCCGAACGGATGAATAATCGTTATCAACAAGACCTTTTTAAAATCCCCAATGATTTTATTCCCCCTGTTGGCGGAAAAATTATGGATTTACAAAACCCAACGAAAAAAATGAGTAAGTCTTCAAATGACCCCAAATCTTTTATTGGGTTACTAGACACACCAGATGTTATTCGAAAAAAAATTCGTTCAGCAATAACTGATTCTGAGGGAAAAATTAGTTATGATCCTGAACATAAACCGGGGGTAAGTAATCTGTTAACAATTTATGCTGTTTTAAAAAACATTCCAATTGAAACTGCTGTTAAAGAGTTAAACCACTATGATTATGGGCAGTTAAAAGAGCACGTGGCAACAGCCATTATTGCGGTCTTAGAACCAATGCAAGCAAGATATCACCAGTTAATTAAAGATGACACTATTGATCAATTAATTGACGCCGGTGCTGAAAAAGCACGTTATTTAGCTAATAAAAAATTAGTAAAAATTAAAAATGCTATTGGATTAAATTATAAAAGAAAATAA
- the eno gene encoding phosphopyruvate hydratase, translating to MSKIEKIYAREVIDSRGNPTVQVEVWTEFGGYGSAMVPSGASTGSREALELRDGDKGRYLGKGVLKAVNNVNTKIAEELVGMEVTGQVAIDKAMIALDGTDFKKNLGANAMLGVSMAVAKAAACELEMPLYKYLGGVNAKKLPVPMLNIINGGEHADSAIDFQEFMIMPVGAPTFKEALRWSSEIFHTLKKILHDKGDITAVGDEGGFAPHFNWAYQDQSLAAFQAKTPAEVALDLIVEAIKTAGYKPGEDGVMIAMDCASSELYFDDKKYHFKKIEKVTGKEYAMTTEELIKYLDKLVDTYPIISIEDGLAEADWVGFELQVKTMGHKIQIVGDDLFVTNPKITAEGIANEAANSILIKLNQIGTVTETIDTIQLAQKAGWTTVVSHRSGETEDSTIADLAVALNTGQIKTGSMSRSDRIAKYNRLLAIEDELGTVAEYDGIKTFYNLKKHVLHLKK from the coding sequence ATGTCGAAAATTGAGAAAATTTATGCTCGTGAAGTAATTGATTCACGAGGAAATCCAACTGTTCAAGTTGAAGTTTGAACGGAATTTGGTGGTTATGGTTCAGCGATGGTGCCATCAGGGGCTTCAACAGGAAGCCGTGAAGCATTGGAATTAAGAGATGGTGATAAAGGACGTTACCTAGGGAAAGGTGTCTTAAAAGCTGTAAATAATGTTAATACAAAAATTGCCGAAGAACTTGTGGGGATGGAAGTAACTGGTCAAGTGGCAATTGACAAAGCAATGATTGCGTTAGATGGAACAGATTTTAAAAAGAATTTAGGAGCTAATGCAATGTTAGGAGTTTCAATGGCTGTTGCTAAAGCCGCAGCTTGTGAATTGGAAATGCCATTGTATAAATACTTAGGAGGGGTTAACGCGAAAAAATTACCCGTGCCAATGTTAAATATTATTAATGGGGGAGAACATGCTGATAGTGCAATTGATTTCCAAGAATTTATGATTATGCCAGTTGGTGCACCAACTTTTAAAGAAGCTTTACGCTGATCATCAGAAATTTTTCATACATTAAAAAAAATTTTACACGATAAAGGTGATATTACTGCTGTTGGAGATGAGGGGGGATTTGCTCCACACTTTAACTGGGCATATCAAGACCAATCATTAGCAGCATTCCAAGCAAAAACACCAGCAGAAGTTGCTTTAGACTTAATTGTTGAAGCAATTAAAACAGCAGGATATAAACCAGGCGAAGATGGAGTTATGATTGCAATGGATTGTGCTTCATCAGAATTATATTTTGACGATAAAAAATATCACTTTAAAAAAATTGAAAAAGTAACTGGGAAAGAGTATGCAATGACAACAGAAGAGTTAATTAAATACTTAGATAAATTAGTTGATACTTATCCAATTATTTCAATTGAAGATGGTTTAGCAGAAGCGGATTGAGTTGGTTTTGAATTACAAGTAAAAACAATGGGTCATAAGATCCAAATTGTTGGAGATGATTTATTTGTTACAAATCCAAAAATTACGGCGGAAGGAATTGCAAATGAAGCAGCCAATTCAATCTTAATTAAATTAAACCAAATTGGAACCGTGACAGAAACAATTGATACGATTCAATTAGCGCAAAAAGCGGGATGAACAACAGTTGTTTCACACCGTTCAGGAGAAACTGAAGATTCAACCATTGCTGATTTAGCGGTTGCTTTAAATACTGGTCAAATTAAAACAGGAAGTATGTCACGAAGTGACCGTATTGCCAAGTACAATCGTTTATTAGCAATTGAAGATGAATTAGGAACAGTTGCTGAATATGATGGAATTAAAACATTCTATAATTTGAAAAAACATGTTTTACATTTAAAAAAATAA
- the glpK gene encoding glycerol kinase GlpK, whose product MSKYIISLDEGTTSCRTLVINKKGEVVASDALEFSQIFPKAGWVEHDAVEIWNSQRTTLVQSVNKAKIKPEDILGIGITNQRETVVMWDKRSGLPIYNAIVWQDRRTAKYCDELIAQGKSELVQAKTGLVINPYFSATKIKWILDNVDGARELANDNNLLFGTIDTWLIYRLTGGKTHITDSTNASRTMLFNIHTKEWDDELLTLLDIPKGILPTVKSSSEVYGHTFPGLLSKDTDIQIPIASAIGDQQAALFGQLCLEPGEVKNTYGTGCFILMNTGQTPIKSNNGLLTTIALDYKGTTTYALEGSVFVAGAAVQWLRDQIKIIYHASETDWYTNLVKDDQQVYVVPSFTGLGSPYWDSYSRGAIFGLERGTKREHLVKATLESLAYQSYDVITAMAEDLKKPIKRIKVDGGASRNEYLMQFQADITQVEVIRPKSIETTALGAAFLAGLAVGFWTSRDEIKQILMVDKTYKAKLDQAIVHKLLKGWKVAVNRTLNWLKDIE is encoded by the coding sequence ATGTCAAAATATATTATAAGTTTAGATGAAGGAACAACAAGTTGTCGTACCCTTGTTATTAATAAAAAAGGTGAAGTTGTCGCTAGTGATGCGTTAGAATTTAGCCAAATTTTCCCAAAAGCTGGTTGAGTTGAACATGATGCTGTTGAAATTTGAAACTCACAGCGAACAACTTTGGTGCAATCAGTTAATAAAGCAAAAATTAAGCCCGAAGATATTTTAGGAATTGGAATTACTAACCAACGTGAAACCGTTGTAATGTGAGATAAACGCTCTGGTTTACCAATTTATAATGCGATTGTCTGACAAGATCGTCGTACAGCAAAATACTGTGATGAATTAATTGCACAAGGAAAAAGTGAATTAGTGCAAGCAAAAACTGGTTTAGTTATTAACCCTTATTTTTCTGCTACTAAAATAAAATGAATTTTAGATAATGTTGATGGTGCAAGGGAATTAGCAAACGATAATAACTTATTATTTGGAACAATTGATACTTGATTAATTTATCGTTTAACGGGCGGAAAAACCCATATTACCGATTCAACTAATGCCAGTCGAACAATGCTATTCAATATTCATACTAAAGAATGAGATGATGAATTATTAACCTTACTAGATATTCCAAAAGGAATTCTCCCAACGGTAAAATCTTCATCAGAAGTTTATGGTCATACTTTTCCTGGATTGTTAAGTAAAGATACCGACATTCAAATTCCCATTGCTAGTGCAATTGGTGATCAACAAGCAGCCTTGTTTGGCCAACTGTGCTTAGAACCAGGGGAAGTCAAAAATACCTATGGAACCGGATGTTTTATCTTAATGAACACAGGTCAAACACCAATTAAATCAAATAATGGCTTATTAACAACAATTGCCCTAGATTATAAAGGAACAACAACATATGCCTTAGAAGGTTCGGTCTTTGTTGCTGGAGCAGCTGTTCAATGGTTACGTGATCAAATTAAAATTATCTACCACGCTAGTGAAACTGACTGATATACCAATCTTGTTAAAGATGATCAACAAGTTTATGTTGTGCCATCCTTTACTGGATTAGGATCACCATACTGGGATTCTTATTCACGCGGAGCAATCTTTGGTTTAGAACGTGGAACAAAACGTGAACACTTAGTAAAAGCAACTTTAGAATCACTAGCCTATCAATCTTATGATGTTATTACTGCAATGGCAGAAGATCTAAAAAAACCAATTAAAAGAATTAAGGTTGATGGTGGGGCCAGTCGTAATGAATATTTAATGCAATTCCAAGCAGATATTACACAAGTGGAAGTAATTCGTCCCAAAAGCATTGAAACAACAGCCTTAGGAGCAGCCTTTTTAGCTGGTTTAGCTGTTGGCTTTTGAACATCACGCGATGAAATTAAACAAATTCTCATGGTTGATAAAACATACAAAGCTAAATTAGACCAAGCAATTGTGCACAAACTATTAAAGGGTTGAAAAGTTGCTGTTAATCGAACATTAAATTGACTAAAAGATATCGAATAA
- the glpO gene encoding type 2 glycerol-3-phosphate oxidase: MEKNPTYDVCIIGGGVIGAAISRELSRYQLATITIEKNKKVAMETSAGNSGVIHGGFDPTPGKLTAELNLAGHQLYQTIFKELTIPHQQVNSLVIAFNKEEQKHLEMLYHRGITNNVDPNHLRLINQAEVHALEPNLSPNVQGALLCTSSYVVDPVVLTQSLFSNSIKNNQQLKLDHLVTNIQYHSEQKHFEITTLHQDQEITYFAKYLINAAGHYCDILAAKAGYPDYELVTKRGEYRVLEKSEGNLVKSIIFMVPTIHGKGVIVAPMLDGHLLVGPTAEDNIPKAETRLVTPAMYEKIGQIGTKIIPNLKMEKTCQTFAGSRPIEPLSKDFYLKPAHHNPKFINVAGTKSPGLSSAPAIAKYICRLLTAAGCELITNPHFDPIQTEIIPII, from the coding sequence ATGGAAAAGAATCCTACTTATGATGTTTGTATTATTGGTGGTGGTGTTATTGGCGCAGCAATTAGTCGTGAGTTAAGTCGTTATCAATTAGCAACTATTACAATTGAAAAAAATAAAAAAGTAGCAATGGAAACTTCTGCTGGTAATTCTGGCGTTATTCATGGTGGTTTTGATCCAACCCCCGGAAAATTAACCGCCGAATTAAATTTAGCAGGACATCAGCTTTATCAAACAATTTTTAAGGAACTAACAATTCCCCACCAGCAAGTTAATTCCCTTGTCATTGCTTTTAACAAGGAAGAACAAAAACACTTAGAGATGTTATATCACCGGGGAATTACAAATAATGTTGATCCAAATCATCTGCGTCTTATTAATCAAGCAGAAGTACATGCGTTAGAACCAAATTTAAGTCCCAATGTACAAGGAGCACTATTATGCACTTCTTCATATGTTGTTGACCCAGTGGTTTTAACACAAAGTCTTTTTTCAAATAGTATTAAAAATAATCAACAATTAAAACTCGATCATCTCGTAACAAATATTCAATATCACTCTGAACAAAAGCACTTTGAAATTACAACGCTGCATCAAGACCAAGAAATTACTTATTTTGCAAAATATTTAATTAATGCTGCTGGGCACTACTGTGATATCCTTGCAGCAAAAGCGGGTTATCCCGATTATGAATTAGTTACTAAACGAGGAGAATATCGTGTTTTAGAAAAAAGCGAAGGTAACTTAGTAAAAAGCATTATTTTTATGGTTCCAACAATTCATGGAAAAGGAGTCATTGTGGCACCAATGCTAGATGGCCACCTTTTAGTTGGACCAACTGCTGAAGATAATATTCCAAAAGCAGAAACACGCCTAGTAACTCCAGCCATGTATGAAAAAATTGGTCAGATTGGAACTAAAATTATTCCAAACCTTAAAATGGAAAAAACATGTCAAACTTTTGCGGGATCACGTCCAATTGAACCCCTTTCCAAAGATTTTTACCTAAAACCAGCCCATCATAATCCAAAATTTATTAATGTTGCTGGAACAAAATCACCGGGATTAAGTAGTGCCCCTGCAATTGCCAAATATATTTGTCGTTTACTAACCGCTGCTGGTTGTGAATTAATCACAAACCCGCATTTTGATCCTATCCAAACTGAAATTATTCCAATAATTTAA
- a CDS encoding MIP/aquaporin family protein — protein sequence MTNTELFFQHFGLELFGTMLLIILGNGVVANILLKNTKGNGQGFFAITAGWGFAVLVGAMVSSALKGVAHLNPAVTFAMVVQQTWFINNGWFLLPALLLGQVVGALIGQIIVNIFYWKHIKDTVSDNPEFILAMHATEPTYRPAFFNFFAEFIGTFVLIATILAIGKYGTFSLGAWGPLFVGLTVFGIGISLGGTTGYAINPVRDLIPRIVHFVLPLKNKRQSDWSYSWIPVVAPTCAGLATGGIFLLF from the coding sequence ATGACAAATACCGAATTATTTTTTCAACATTTTGGTTTAGAACTATTTGGAACAATGCTTTTAATTATTTTAGGAAATGGTGTCGTTGCTAATATTCTACTAAAAAATACAAAAGGAAATGGACAAGGTTTTTTTGCAATAACCGCCGGATGAGGTTTTGCGGTACTTGTTGGGGCAATGGTTAGTAGTGCTTTAAAAGGCGTTGCTCATTTAAATCCCGCAGTCACTTTTGCAATGGTTGTTCAACAAACTTGATTTATTAACAATGGTTGATTCTTATTACCAGCATTACTATTGGGACAAGTTGTTGGTGCTTTAATTGGCCAAATTATTGTTAATATCTTTTATTGAAAACATATTAAAGATACTGTAAGTGATAATCCTGAATTTATTCTAGCAATGCATGCCACAGAACCAACTTATCGTCCAGCCTTCTTTAACTTCTTTGCCGAATTTATTGGAACATTTGTCCTAATTGCAACAATTTTAGCAATTGGTAAATATGGAACATTTAGTTTAGGAGCATGAGGACCACTCTTTGTTGGTTTAACTGTTTTTGGAATTGGAATATCATTAGGTGGGACAACTGGTTATGCAATTAACCCTGTTCGTGATTTAATTCCACGAATTGTTCATTTTGTTTTACCATTAAAAAATAAAAGACAATCAGATTGAAGTTATAGTTGAATTCCAGTTGTAGCACCAACATGTGCTGGTCTTGCTACGGGAGGGATTTTCTTACTATTTTAA
- the hpt gene encoding hypoxanthine phosphoribosyltransferase → MKLHPLVKEVLITAEEIEQKCLELGQQISSYYLNEYPVQDNTVLCLGLLKGCIPFMAKFIPHLVGVECETEYMVVSSYFGGIKSNGVPQILLDLPIPVTNRDILLVEDIIDSGKTVKMIKEYLYLKGARSVKVVTLLDKKAGREVDLVADWYGFDVPHAFLIGFGLDYEERLRNLPYIAIADTEKLKTWQWGKNS, encoded by the coding sequence ATGAAATTACATCCACTCGTCAAGGAAGTTTTAATTACTGCAGAGGAAATTGAGCAAAAATGCTTAGAATTGGGACAACAAATTAGTAGCTATTATCTTAATGAATATCCGGTCCAAGATAATACCGTTTTATGTTTAGGATTACTAAAAGGTTGTATTCCTTTTATGGCAAAGTTCATTCCTCATTTAGTTGGTGTTGAATGTGAAACTGAATACATGGTTGTTTCATCATATTTTGGGGGGATAAAAAGTAACGGTGTTCCCCAAATTTTATTGGATCTGCCAATTCCAGTCACAAATCGGGATATTTTGTTAGTAGAAGATATTATTGATAGTGGGAAAACAGTTAAAATGATTAAAGAATATTTATATTTAAAAGGAGCTCGTAGTGTTAAAGTTGTTACATTATTAGATAAAAAAGCGGGGCGAGAAGTGGATTTAGTCGCTGATTGATATGGTTTTGATGTTCCCCATGCTTTTCTAATTGGTTTTGGCTTAGATTATGAAGAACGTTTACGAAACTTACCATACATTGCGATTGCTGATACGGAAAAATTAAAAACATGACAATGAGGAAAAAATAGTTAA
- a CDS encoding ECF transporter S component, translating to MKKITTRMITINSIIIAIFLLFALVPQLGYIAVGPVNLTLMHILFLIGMYALYVTMNLNLIWAGLIYGLVFGLSSLVQTLISPGITSFIFINPLFSVVPRVLMGLCVGLLAYFLTKTSDKIEAKIYTNQLTTLTWYQRHYLKIYNVIIAFTTATLNTIFVLVFMYFIGPLIYTNPDQQVIFRAFTWLILATNYLPEMALAVAIFPPIAYALRKIYL from the coding sequence ATGAAAAAAATTACAACAAGAATGATTACAATTAATAGCATTATTATTGCCATTTTTTTATTGTTTGCATTAGTTCCCCAATTAGGATACATTGCGGTGGGTCCAGTTAATTTAACTTTAATGCATATTTTATTTTTAATTGGAATGTATGCCTTATATGTTACTATGAATCTAAATTTAATTTGGGCGGGTTTAATTTATGGTCTTGTTTTTGGTTTGTCTTCGTTAGTTCAAACCCTTATTTCACCGGGAATAACCAGTTTTATTTTTATTAATCCACTATTTTCAGTTGTTCCTCGTGTTTTAATGGGCCTTTGTGTTGGTCTTTTAGCTTATTTTTTAACAAAGACTTCAGATAAAATTGAAGCAAAAATTTATACTAATCAATTAACTACCTTAACATGATATCAACGCCATTATTTAAAAATTTATAATGTTATTATTGCTTTTACAACAGCAACTTTAAATACTATTTTTGTTTTAGTTTTTATGTATTTTATTGGTCCGTTAATTTATACTAATCCTGATCAACAAGTTATTTTTCGCGCTTTTACGTGGCTTATTTTAGCAACAAATTATTTGCCTGAGATGGCATTAGCTGTTGCAATTTTTCCTCCGATTGCATATGCTTTACGAAAAATTTACTTATAA